One Mycolicibacterium crocinum DNA window includes the following coding sequences:
- a CDS encoding MFS transporter, translated as MGKWLAGLVPEPGARRRLGLGTGIYNIGTGMFMTSSVLYFTEGLELSVSEVGLWLAVAGLIGLFAGVPMGHLADRRGPRGVASLSLVVLAVTMVGYIFITHIWMFVVVTVVEMLATAASRASRGGLIRRVGGEGAAAYRSQLRAIENAGVGIGAAIGGLALTLHTLAAYQVLFIANAATFLIGAWVCARLPHFPPLPAPPGTRPGVALRDKPFVAYTILNGVMSLQYAVITFALPLWIAMKTDAPRWMVGAVLIVNTIGVVALQVWVGRKVKTVQQGAAAMRVAGFVFLVACGGVAVSAHLPTWAAAAVLLAAVAVHSVGEMCHAAAVFALSFELAPAHAQSEYVGLQDMGLGAAFAVAPAVLGALCLGMGQAGWLLLGGMLTAAGLATVPVVKWALRSRPFPMSEVVEAETENEPATVVLATAPFAVRPPARRQAVLQTTVQLHRRPECVVLDDNSRFVLDRDCVVGRDPHGCEAVRRGLRPIQIDVRSNGMSRAHLEIRNVFGRVYIIDRQSRNGVTIRPAGHSQWTRIAPWKPAVWLPGMSVRIGSRILRLEGNTLRGAVAAPPSSASTVRMKHTNRIPVAATSSRSMP; from the coding sequence ATGGGCAAGTGGCTGGCAGGCCTGGTGCCCGAGCCCGGCGCGCGTCGCCGCCTGGGCTTGGGCACCGGGATCTACAACATCGGCACCGGCATGTTCATGACCTCGTCGGTCCTGTACTTCACCGAAGGACTAGAGCTTTCGGTCTCCGAAGTGGGACTGTGGCTGGCGGTGGCGGGCCTGATCGGCCTGTTCGCCGGCGTCCCGATGGGACACCTGGCGGACCGCCGTGGCCCTCGCGGGGTCGCGTCCCTGAGCCTGGTGGTGCTGGCGGTGACGATGGTGGGCTACATCTTCATCACACACATCTGGATGTTCGTCGTGGTGACCGTCGTGGAGATGCTGGCGACCGCGGCCTCGCGAGCGTCGCGCGGCGGGCTGATCCGCCGCGTCGGCGGCGAGGGCGCGGCCGCCTACCGCTCGCAACTGCGGGCCATCGAGAACGCCGGTGTCGGCATCGGCGCCGCCATCGGCGGTCTGGCATTGACGCTGCACACCCTGGCCGCCTACCAGGTTCTGTTCATCGCCAATGCCGCAACGTTCCTGATCGGTGCGTGGGTGTGCGCGCGGCTCCCGCACTTCCCGCCGCTGCCCGCACCGCCGGGCACACGACCCGGTGTCGCGCTACGGGACAAGCCGTTCGTCGCCTACACGATCCTCAACGGCGTGATGAGCCTGCAGTACGCGGTGATCACGTTCGCCCTACCCCTGTGGATCGCCATGAAGACCGATGCACCGCGCTGGATGGTCGGCGCCGTGCTGATCGTCAACACGATCGGTGTTGTGGCGCTGCAGGTGTGGGTCGGCCGCAAAGTCAAGACCGTCCAGCAAGGTGCGGCCGCGATGCGAGTCGCCGGGTTCGTCTTCCTGGTCGCCTGCGGTGGCGTGGCGGTATCGGCGCACCTGCCGACGTGGGCCGCGGCCGCGGTTCTACTCGCCGCGGTGGCGGTGCATTCGGTCGGCGAGATGTGCCATGCGGCAGCGGTATTCGCGCTGAGCTTCGAGCTGGCCCCCGCACACGCGCAAAGTGAGTACGTGGGCCTGCAGGACATGGGCCTGGGCGCCGCCTTCGCGGTAGCGCCCGCGGTGCTCGGCGCCCTGTGCCTGGGCATGGGCCAAGCCGGCTGGTTGCTGCTCGGCGGAATGCTGACAGCCGCCGGTCTGGCGACGGTGCCCGTCGTCAAGTGGGCGCTGCGCAGTCGACCCTTCCCGATGTCGGAGGTCGTGGAAGCGGAGACGGAGAACGAGCCCGCCACCGTCGTCCTGGCCACCGCACCATTCGCCGTGCGCCCGCCTGCCCGACGGCAGGCTGTGTTGCAAACCACCGTTCAGCTTCACCGCCGTCCCGAATGTGTCGTACTCGACGACAATTCGCGGTTCGTCCTGGACCGGGATTGCGTCGTCGGGCGAGACCCGCACGGGTGCGAGGCCGTCAGGCGTGGACTGCGACCCATCCAGATCGACGTTCGCTCCAACGGAATGTCCCGGGCTCATCTGGAGATTCGCAACGTGTTCGGGCGGGTGTACATCATCGACCGTCAGTCGCGCAATGGTGTCACGATCCGGCCGGCCGGCCACAGCCAATGGACACGGATCGCGCCGTGGAAGCCGGCCGTCTGGCTGCCCGGGATGTCCGTGCGGATCGGCAGCCGGATCCTGCGCCTGGAAGGCAACACCCTGCGCGGTGCTGTTGCGGCACCGCCGTCGAGCGCGTCGACCGTACGCATGAAGCACACCAACAGAATTCCCGTCGCCGCCACGTCATCAAGGAGCATGCCATGA